Proteins encoded in a region of the Bacteroidia bacterium genome:
- a CDS encoding tail fiber domain-containing protein — MKKLLTTVAALILTASLSFGQAPSSFNYQAVARDAAGAVLPNQAVNLRVSILDGSASGTVLYSEYFPATTNTLGLFNVAIGTGNVLSGSFASINWGTGGGKFLKVELDPNGGTNYSLVGTPQLLSVPYALYAANAPAGVTGATGPTGPGGGATGPTGAAGSPGTPGVTGPTGATGVAGATGAAGATGATGATGAAGTTGATGATGASGANGATGATGPSGANGATGAAGATGATGATGPGLSGGTTNVVPKWTSATALGNSRIFDNGTLMGIGTTTPVQQLDIRLNNLAIGDNLGTGNPAISWKTGLTTDSVITFANQAYAATYFVNDGTNFIGMWISEADNDLEPWDDNLTSVGNPIYRFANVYAGNGVIQTSDARMKTNIKPLTFGLNEVLKLRPVSYDWKNPRDGKENNIGFLAQEVEQVIPQAVVHSYASEETLKNAKANGKPVPEITDPYGMKYTEMIPVLVKAIQEQQQMIESLKKEIETLKNK, encoded by the coding sequence ATGAAAAAATTACTTACTACTGTGGCAGCCCTCATTTTAACGGCTAGCCTTTCGTTCGGTCAAGCACCAAGCAGCTTTAATTACCAAGCAGTTGCAAGAGATGCAGCCGGAGCTGTTTTACCTAACCAAGCTGTTAACCTTCGTGTAAGCATTCTCGATGGTTCAGCTTCCGGAACTGTTTTGTATTCTGAATATTTCCCAGCAACCACCAATACTTTGGGTCTATTTAATGTTGCTATAGGAACCGGAAACGTTTTATCCGGCTCTTTTGCCAGCATTAACTGGGGAACCGGTGGAGGCAAATTCCTTAAAGTTGAGTTGGATCCCAATGGGGGCACTAACTATTCCCTGGTTGGAACCCCACAATTATTAAGCGTTCCTTACGCACTTTATGCTGCTAACGCTCCTGCCGGTGTCACCGGAGCTACAGGTCCAACAGGACCGGGTGGTGGAGCTACTGGTCCAACAGGTGCTGCCGGAAGCCCCGGAACTCCAGGTGTAACCGGTCCAACAGGTGCAACAGGTGTAGCAGGAGCTACCGGTGCAGCCGGTGCAACTGGTGCAACTGGTGCAACTGGTGCTGCCGGTACTACGGGTGCTACGGGTGCAACAGGTGCTTCAGGTGCCAATGGTGCAACCGGAGCTACAGGTCCTTCAGGTGCTAATGGTGCCACAGGTGCAGCCGGCGCTACAGGAGCAACCGGTGCAACAGGTCCAGGATTGAGCGGTGGAACAACAAACGTAGTTCCCAAATGGACTTCTGCTACTGCATTAGGAAATTCAAGAATATTTGATAATGGTACATTAATGGGAATTGGAACCACCACACCGGTTCAACAATTGGATATCCGTTTAAATAACCTTGCAATTGGAGATAACCTTGGTACCGGCAATCCGGCCATTTCCTGGAAAACTGGTTTAACTACAGATTCTGTTATCACTTTTGCTAACCAAGCCTATGCAGCTACCTATTTCGTAAATGACGGAACAAACTTTATTGGCATGTGGATATCAGAAGCTGATAATGATTTAGAACCATGGGACGACAACCTAACCAGCGTTGGAAATCCAATTTATCGCTTTGCAAACGTTTATGCAGGTAATGGCGTTATTCAAACTTCCGATGCCAGGATGAAAACCAATATTAAACCACTTACCTTTGGATTGAATGAAGTTTTGAAACTTCGTCCTGTTTCTTACGATTGGAAAAATCCAAGAGATGGCAAAGAAAACAACATTGGTTTCTTAGCTCAAGAAGTTGAACAAGTAATTCCTCAAGCAGTTGTTCATTCTTATGCCAGCGAAGAAACACTTAAAAATGCCAAAGCCAACGGTAAACCAGTTCCGGAAATTACTGACCCTTATGGTATGAAATACACTGAAATGATTCCTGTTTTGGTTAAAGCCATTCAGGAACAACAACAAATGATCGAATCCTTGAAAAAAGAAATCGAAACATTGAAAAACAAATAA
- a CDS encoding T9SS type A sorting domain-containing protein has translation FLLTNNLSPMKKITMLVSGLVLTAGVSLAQTLSPTVIGSAGETTYGGSISLSWTVGEIAITTVSSAGNLLTQGFHQPENGITIGIADPDKLISINAFPNPISENLTLAFSAEKSGNFIVEITDALGKLVKTSSIYVGNGQTQHSISMSTFAPGAYLVKISTANGDFAKAIKLTKI, from the coding sequence TTTTTTACTAACCAATAATTTATCACCAATGAAAAAAATCACCATGCTTGTTTCAGGTTTGGTATTGACTGCAGGTGTAAGTTTAGCCCAGACCTTGAGTCCTACAGTTATAGGTTCGGCGGGAGAAACAACTTATGGTGGTAGTATCTCCTTATCGTGGACGGTAGGAGAAATTGCCATTACAACAGTTTCATCAGCCGGAAATTTACTTACCCAAGGTTTTCATCAGCCCGAAAATGGTATCACCATTGGCATTGCTGACCCGGATAAACTTATCAGCATCAATGCCTTTCCGAATCCAATTTCAGAAAACCTAACCTTGGCATTTTCTGCTGAAAAATCCGGGAATTTTATTGTTGAAATAACAGATGCGCTAGGAAAACTGGTAAAAACCTCCAGCATTTATGTTGGAAATGGTCAAACTCAGCATAGCATCTCCATGTCAACGTTTGCACCCGGAGCTTATTTGGTAAAAATTTCAACTGCCAATGGTGACTTTGCAAAAGCCATTAAACTTACTAAAATCTAA